Part of the Stackebrandtia endophytica genome is shown below.
CGTCCCTCCACATAGGCTGGCAGCTGGTCCTCCCCGCCGCCGAGTATTACCAGATTAGATGTGCTCATAGGGCCTGTATTCGGTAGAAGCGACCGCTTGACGCTCGTGTTCATAGAGGTCGTCGGCGGGCGCGATCGGAATGTTGCTTTCTTTGATCAGGAACTGCGGCAGCTCGTTGCGCACCCGCAACCGCGGGATGAGGTAACGCGTCAAGACGCCCACCCCCAGGAACGTCGCCGAACTCAGCACCAAGCCCACCCAGGTCAACCAGTGGGCGGTCACGATCCCGAAGCCCGCCAACCCGACCAGCGCCGCGATCGACATCGCGAACACGAACGCCGACAGGTGAACGATCGCCAACGGCCGAACCGAGTAGCCGATCCACAGATCCATCGAATGAGAGATCAGCTTCAACATGTTCCACTTGGCCGAACCGGCGGTTCGCGGATGGTGGGCGGTCGGGATCGCGGTGTACCGCGCGCCGATCAACGGTGCCGTCGCAATGAAGTACGGCGAGGTCATGCGGGCTCCCACGATCTTCTTGGCGACCGAGGTACGCACCGCCCGAAACACCGAGGCGCGCATGGGCAGCGGAATCGCCAGCAGCTTTTGGGCTATCCACTGCTGGCTTCGGGATCCGGCCTTTCGGAACCAGGGGTCCTTTCGGTCGGCTCGAATGCCGAAGACCAAGTCGTATCCCTCCAACGCCTTGGCCACCAACCGATGCATCTCATTGGGCGGTGATTGCAGATCGGCGTCCAGTTGGACGGTCCAGTCCTTCGACGCGTACTTGAATCCGGCGGTGAACGCCGCCTCCAAGCCGAAGTTGCGGGTGAACGAGATGTACTTGACCCGATCGTCGGCAGCGGCGAACGACTTGATCAGTTCCAGGGTTTGGTCGCTGCTTCCGTCATCGACGAACAGGATCTCGGCGTCGTCGAATCGTTCGAGTTCGGTTCGAATCGTGAGATATGCGCGCTCGATGCAGGCTTCCTCGTTGTAACAGGGAACCATGGCGGTGACCGCGGCGGTCTGCTGGCGGGTCGAAGGGTGATCCGACATCATCGTCAGCCTCTCAAAGTGTCCGGGGGCCGATGGCGACGATTCCGGTGCCGCATGATCAGAGGCGACACCGGAATCGACGTTCAATCCACTCCAGGGGCGCCACAGCGTACGGCGCATATGGAGTGTCTATTGTGTTGAGTGTGGAGTCGAGTCCTAGTCGAACATCGCTTCCATGGTTTCGTGGGTCTGCTCACGTTCGTCGCTCGAGCTGCTCCAGCAGGTGTTCAAGATGATCCGGGTGCGGTCCTCGTTCAACGGAACCGTGCGGTGCAGCGTGGTGTCCGAGCGCAGGAAGTACATCTCGCCGGTGGCGTGTGCGTAGGTCTTGATCGGGTTGTTGATCAAGTAGTCGTGCACCCGCGGGTCATCCTTGTTCCAGTCGGTGTGGGGGACACACTGGAGCATGCCGCCGCACTCGCTCGGCGGGGCCTCGACGATCCAGATGACGGTGAACGGGAAGTCGCCCCAGTGCCATCCGTGGGTGTCGCCACGCTTGTGCTGGCGGATCATGATGTACTTCTCCCCCTCCCAGGGGCAGTCCACCACTTCTTCGGCAGCGATCTTCGACAGGAAGCCCTTCAGCGCCTCAGATTCGTAGACGGCCGGCACCAGCTGGCTGTCCTTCTTGATGGCGGCCTGGCTGACGGTGCTCATGTAACGCGGGGTGTCCCCGGTTTCCTTGAGCTTGATGTCGATGCGCTTGGCGTTGAGGTCAAGCACGCGACGGGTCTCATCGGCCACGGCGTTGAAAATCTCCGTGGAGACCATGTTCGGCAGCTTCACGTAGCCTTCCCGGCGGAAGTGCTGCGAGAGCGCGCGAATGTCGTCGTCGCTGTAGGCATCGGTGAGATGCTTAGCGATGGCCTCCTGGACATTTTCGGCGGTGATGGCTTCCGAAGACATGTGCATACCCTCTTTCTGAAACTCGGGGATGACGAGGTTGATGAACCTCTATGAATCATGCCGAGCGCGGGTAGCCCGAGCAAGGCAACCGGGTGTCCCGTAAAGAGGGGTCGGCTGTCCGGTTCACCGCCACTGATCGAACCGCCGACAAGCCCGCCCGAAGGTATTACCACCGATTGGGGCCGTCATCGCATCTTTCGAGAGAAGGGAGTCTTCCGTCTGTGCCACAAAGAATGTTAACCGCTTACCAGGGCGAACGGGCCCGTCTCTCCGATACGAGTGAGTCGACTGTGTCCATTCCGTCGGCCCACCACGACCGACCCTCGTTCCGCCAACACCGCTCCACCCCGCCGCCGACCCGATTTGTCCTCTTCGGATATCTACGCCGTGTTTCCTCTTTGAACGATCGGACACCACCACCGGTGGGCGCCACAGAAGTCGGGTGCGCCCACCGCCGCGTCTCGCCTCGACGAGGTCGAGCCACGCCGGAACTCATCACGATGCCCGTCACCGGCACGAGGGTGCCGTCGATGAGCGCTGGGCGGGAGATTCGGTGGCATCGGCAATTCGCCGCGTCGTTCTAAGACGGGCGGCTAGGCCACCGTCCCTTGTCCACAACACAAGGGCCTAAAACCACCCTCTCCCGAGTAGTCGACAACCCCGGAAGGCGCGGACGTTGATCCGCAGCCTCCCTGCTGCCGGTGAACCCGGTCTAGTCCTCTCGGCCGTCGTATCCCGGATCACGGGAGTGCCAATAGCCGACGGGGATCTTCTGGTCAGGTACGTCGCTTCGGCGCAACCACCCGAAAATGCCTGCCGCCGCTCGGAGAATGCTCTTCATGGAATCCCGGCTCCCTCTGACAACGTGTGTGGCCAATCAGATGTAGGTGGACGAACCGATCGTGCGATCCGTCCAGGGTCGACACAACCCGTCCGGATCAATCGGACGAATGGTGAATCCGGGGTGCCGTGCCCCGAATGGCTCTGCCCCTATGACGGTTCGAGGCGCCATACGCGTCGGTCATCCGAACAGCCGGATTCAATTGACCGATCAAATGAGTGGGCGCACCCGTCACCCGACGAGACGTCACCGATCCCTGTCCCCCGATCGTGTCATCGGTCAGTCTCCCAGTCCCATCCGCCCATGCCCACTATCGACACGGCCACATCACGACGTTGTCCGGGCGAACGCGGTCGACGTCAGTCCCGGCCCCCACCGAAACGGCGGCGCAGGTGGTAGCTCAGGACTCCGACGACCGCGACGAGGACTCCCGTCACCACCGATGAGGTCGGCAGCATCACGGCCAACATCAGACAACCGACCAGACCGATCGCCGGAATCACTCGGGTACTCGCCGATGAATCAAGCGTCCATGCCGAGGCGTTGGCGATGGCGTAATAGATCAGCACCCCGAAGGATGAGAATCCGATGGCACCGTGCAGATCCGTCGTCAGCACCAGCCCGATGACGACAGCGGCAACGGCGATCTCAGCGTGTTGCGGCACCTGGTATCGCCGACTGATCTGCGCCAACGGGCGGGGAAGATGGCGATCCCGCGCCATCGCCAACACGGTGCGCGACACCCCGAGAATCAGCGCTAGGAGCGCGCCAATCGCCGCCAGCGCGGCCGCGATCGGGACGATCGGCACCAACCAGTCGGCTCCGGCGACACGAACCGCATCCGTCAACGGTGCCGACGTGGCGGCGAGCCGATCCGGTCCCAGCACCGCCAACAGCGCGACGGCAACCGCGAGGTAGACGATGAGCGTGATGCCCAAGGCGCTCGGTATCGCACGGGGGATCGTGACCGCGGGGTCCCGGACCTCCTCCCCCAGTGTCGCGATGCGCGCGTATCCGGCGAACGCGAAGAACAGCAGGCCGGCGGCCTCCAAGACCCCCCACGGCCGCTCGCCTCCGAATTCAAACGCGATCGGTTGCACCGCATCCGATGTCACGCTGACCACGACCATCACGACGAGAGCGATCAGGACCACCGCCACCAGCACTCGCGTCAGCCAGACGGACTTACGAACCCCGAAATAGTTGGCGGCGGCGAGGAGGACCACCACGACGACCGCCGGCACCCGGGCGTGCTGGGGCCATACATAGGCACCGACGGTCAAAGCCATCGCCGCACAGGAGGCGACCTTTCCGACCACGAAGGACCAGCCGGCCAGGTATCCCCAGAAATCGCCGAGCCGTTCGCGTCCATACACATAGGTTCCACCCGAGGAGGGGTACCGCGCGGCGAGTCGAGCCGAGGACATGGCGTTGCAGTAGGCGATCGCCGCCGCGATGACCAACGCGACCAGAAGGGCCGACCCGGCGGCTCGGGACGCCGGTGCCATCGCCACGAACACTCCCGCGCCCAACATGGCGCCCAGACCGACGACCACGGCGTCGAAACCGTTGAGCTGACGGCTCAACCGCGGCTCATCCGGTGACATCGGTTTCTCCTCCAAACGACATCGCGTCATCGATTCGAGGTCGATTATCGAGGCGATGGCACGACAAAAGGCGACCGCCCCGTACGGGGCGGTCGCCCTGCTGCCGACATCAACGTCGCCAACGGCACAACCGTGTCAATTCGACCCGGTCGCAGTGTTCCTAGCGGTGGTGGCCGAAGTCGGCGTCCACGTTGGTGGCGTCGCAGTCGGTGAAGTTGACGACGATGCTCTTGTAGGCGAGGACGTTGCCGCAGACGTTGGCGTTGCCCTGGTCGTCAGACTTGTAGTGACCACCCTCGGTCACCGCGACCGTGTTGTCGATGGCCGAGGAATCGGCGGCCTGAGCAGCTCCGCCGGTGAACAGCACGGCACCCGCCGCGATCGCCGCAACTGCCATTGACTTCCGCGCCCATGATTTGGTCATTGTGTGATCCCCTTCGATCTCTGTTGAGACTTACGGACTTGCCGTTTGTCGTGTTGCCTGAACGCATCCGGCTCATGCGCCCACCCGATGGAACATCACCGCCAGGCCCGAAACTGTCCGTATTCCGATAGTGACCCCAGGTTGGCACAAATGCATCAGATGGGACAAATGGGGAGGATCGAGCGCATTCGATGATGGATTCGGGCGCCTCGACGACGTCGAAATGGAACGCCGTCGATCCCTTCGCCCACAACGAACTCAGCTGAAACGCACCGCTCGACCACGGATGCCCGACACATCGAACCCGTCGACGGCCGGGACTCATCGACATCGACCGATCCACCCCCCGACGGCGCCCACTTCACCCGATCGCATCGACATATGCCCACCCACAGGGGCCATCGACATCACGTCGCCACAAAGACTTAGATGGTCCAATATGGTCGCACCTCCGACGTCGCCGAGATGTCGTCACGCCAACGCGTCGACGAAACGATGAGGAGGCCACTTCCCCGCCGGCCGCCGAAAACCCGCACGCCCTCACCGAAGGCGCATCGGAATAACAGCCGACCAAACCATCCACACTGATGCCTCCGCACGCCCCGTCGCCGCGGCCACGCACACCGACTCGCCACCACGGAAACCTCCGCGTATTGGACGGTACATATATGTGCGCTATCCTCTATGCATGTCGCTCAAACACGCCATCCTGGGGATCCTCGCCATCGAGTCGATGAGCGGTTACGAACTGAAGAAGGTCATCAATGCGAGCGTCAGCCACTTCTGGAGTGCCGATCAGTCGCAGGTGTATCGCACCCTCGCCGGTCTGGTCGAGGATGGATTGGCTTCTCGGCGCACGGTGGCGCAGGAGAATCGACCCAACCTGCACCTTCACACCATCACCGACGACGGCCTGGCCGAACTGGACCGCTGGCTCGCATCCGCCTGGCAGCCGCAACCGTCCCGTGAGGCCTTCCTGGCGCGTCTCTTCTTCACCGACCGGATGACGGCCGACCAGGTGATGAAACTCCTGGACGCTCGAGAGAAGGAAATCCGCGAAGCCCTGGCCGTGCTGGAGACGATCCCCTTCGCAGGGTCCGCACTCGACCAGGTCGCCGAGATCAAGAACCTACTGGCCACCCATCGACAGTTCCCCGAGGACACCGGTGTCGACGACGCCGCTCCCGAGTCGATCCAGCTGACCGAGATCGGGCACGTGCTGCGCATGGCCACGCTCGCCAACGGCCTCGTTCACGCCAAGGCGGAACTCGAATGGCTGGCCGACACCAAACAACAACTGGAACGGATCACCTCATGAGTTCACGCCTGTCGACGAAACTCGACCGGATCGCATCCGGCTACGCCGCCAAATCACGGGTGTCGGCGCTGGGTTACGCCATCGAGCAACCATCCACCGGATTCAGCTGGGGGTACGGCCACACCGACGGAGCCTTCTTCATCGCCAGCATCACCAAGCTGTTCACCACCGCCATGATCATGCAGCTTCGCGATGAACAGGCGTTCACTCTCGACACCCGCGCGGCGGATCTCCTCGGCGAGGAGACCATGCGCGGTCTGAACACGCACGGCGGCCGAGATCACGGCCCGGCCATCACGGTGCGAGAACTCCTCTCTCACACCTCCGGGATCCCCGACTACTTCGAGCAGAAGGGACCCGACGGAACCACCCTGCTGGCGACCATGCGTCACACCGACGTCGGGTGGAACTTCGACGACATCCTGGCGAGGGTGAAGCAGATGCCGAGTCGATTCGCACCCTCGACTCCCGGTAGAGCCCAGTACTGCGACACCAACTTTCAGTTGCTCGGGCGGATCATCGAGAAGGTCGACGCCGACAACCTCGGACAGATCATGCGCCGCCGAATCATCACCCCACTCGGGCTGAAGGACACCTGGCTGTTCACCGACGACACCCTGGACCGCTACGACGAAGTCGCCCCGGTCCGGCACGGCCGCGTTCAACTG
Proteins encoded:
- a CDS encoding DUF320 domain-containing protein, translating into MTKSWARKSMAVAAIAAGAVLFTGGAAQAADSSAIDNTVAVTEGGHYKSDDQGNANVCGNVLAYKSIVVNFTDCDATNVDADFGHHR
- a CDS encoding serine hydrolase domain-containing protein — translated: MSSRLSTKLDRIASGYAAKSRVSALGYAIEQPSTGFSWGYGHTDGAFFIASITKLFTTAMIMQLRDEQAFTLDTRAADLLGEETMRGLNTHGGRDHGPAITVRELLSHTSGIPDYFEQKGPDGTTLLATMRHTDVGWNFDDILARVKQMPSRFAPSTPGRAQYCDTNFQLLGRIIEKVDADNLGQIMRRRIITPLGLKDTWLFTDDTLDRYDEVAPVRHGRVQLNIPKTMTTFAPDGAVVSTPREQVRFLRAFIGGELFPVHHLSEMTAQWNSVFARIVPIDYGIGLMRYKTPRWQSPLVKVPEMIGHSGAFGNVLYHVPQRDLFISGTVNQMSPLSLPYPVLQRLLAQFR
- a CDS encoding glycosyltransferase family 2 protein, which gives rise to MRRTLWRPWSGLNVDSGVASDHAAPESSPSAPGHFERLTMMSDHPSTRQQTAAVTAMVPCYNEEACIERAYLTIRTELERFDDAEILFVDDGSSDQTLELIKSFAAADDRVKYISFTRNFGLEAAFTAGFKYASKDWTVQLDADLQSPPNEMHRLVAKALEGYDLVFGIRADRKDPWFRKAGSRSQQWIAQKLLAIPLPMRASVFRAVRTSVAKKIVGARMTSPYFIATAPLIGARYTAIPTAHHPRTAGSAKWNMLKLISHSMDLWIGYSVRPLAIVHLSAFVFAMSIAALVGLAGFGIVTAHWLTWVGLVLSSATFLGVGVLTRYLIPRLRVRNELPQFLIKESNIPIAPADDLYEHERQAVASTEYRPYEHI
- a CDS encoding APC family permease, which gives rise to MSPDEPRLSRQLNGFDAVVVGLGAMLGAGVFVAMAPASRAAGSALLVALVIAAAIAYCNAMSSARLAARYPSSGGTYVYGRERLGDFWGYLAGWSFVVGKVASCAAMALTVGAYVWPQHARVPAVVVVVLLAAANYFGVRKSVWLTRVLVAVVLIALVVMVVVSVTSDAVQPIAFEFGGERPWGVLEAAGLLFFAFAGYARIATLGEEVRDPAVTIPRAIPSALGITLIVYLAVAVALLAVLGPDRLAATSAPLTDAVRVAGADWLVPIVPIAAALAAIGALLALILGVSRTVLAMARDRHLPRPLAQISRRYQVPQHAEIAVAAVVIGLVLTTDLHGAIGFSSFGVLIYYAIANASAWTLDSSASTRVIPAIGLVGCLMLAVMLPTSSVVTGVLVAVVGVLSYHLRRRFGGGRD
- a CDS encoding PadR family transcriptional regulator → MSLKHAILGILAIESMSGYELKKVINASVSHFWSADQSQVYRTLAGLVEDGLASRRTVAQENRPNLHLHTITDDGLAELDRWLASAWQPQPSREAFLARLFFTDRMTADQVMKLLDAREKEIREALAVLETIPFAGSALDQVAEIKNLLATHRQFPEDTGVDDAAPESIQLTEIGHVLRMATLANGLVHAKAELEWLADTKQQLERITS
- a CDS encoding HalD/BesD family halogenase, whose product is MSSEAITAENVQEAIAKHLTDAYSDDDIRALSQHFRREGYVKLPNMVSTEIFNAVADETRRVLDLNAKRIDIKLKETGDTPRYMSTVSQAAIKKDSQLVPAVYESEALKGFLSKIAAEEVVDCPWEGEKYIMIRQHKRGDTHGWHWGDFPFTVIWIVEAPPSECGGMLQCVPHTDWNKDDPRVHDYLINNPIKTYAHATGEMYFLRSDTTLHRTVPLNEDRTRIILNTCWSSSSDEREQTHETMEAMFD